The Gadus macrocephalus chromosome 13, ASM3116895v1 genome includes a window with the following:
- the wnk2 gene encoding serine/threonine-protein kinase WNK2 isoform X6, protein MESADDSDAPLGSTFSSVPNLESDENANAIGHIYENGAADYNVNLQNEAMRGSSDPTAYPAADYRGMVRQRFIRRSLWFSETEDPQPEQTESLHSSPVLSFQLRTIVDRTRSNRTVVETLRATQEDRAETEVLAVDALVKLSLSATDSVNTDEDNVSNGDNKGDVPSDVTAGSDENEEEAGMKAVSTSPGGRFLKFDIELGRGSFKTVYKGLDTDTWVEVAWCELQERKLSKVERQRFKEEAEMLKALQHPNIVRFYDFWESPVKGKKCIVLVTELMTSGTLKTYLKRFKVMKPKVLRSWCRQILKGLHFLHTRTPPIIHRDLKCDNIFITGPTGSVKIGDLGLATLKRASFAKSVIGTPEFMAPEMYEEHYDEAVDVYAFGMCMLEMATSEYPYSECQNAAQIYRKVTSGVKPASYCKVSDPEIKEIIGECICHRWEERYSIKDLLNHAFFAEDTGVRVELAEEDDGKKSAIALKLWVEDPKKLKGKYKDTGVIEFSYDLETEVPDGVAQEMVESGFFLESDAKIVAKSIRDRVALIKWRRERTVAPGEGEPPAKKRQAADVLRVPGAAPVRPGGGGVAGAADCDQEEEPPVAVCYVVPDAPSMTSDSAVSSAVQPDDSQQRAAAYPSLPEPAVQTLYSPPSLPDHMPQEALPTPTAQPPHDSYAQASTQQQQQQQQQQQQQQQQQQQAAYQQDTQPLQVAYQPSALLGAPGPYQSPTQLHSSESYKCQGDPLHNESTPCLTRGCASLVFRCRTMSLPMQHPPHRDPCPRRGRGHAASVEAQTDTLHASRLSSEAICESPGSTSPPSHTHPPHPRCHHHRHRRPGCRYDSATLPEGDAAPCLRPSRCPSGWRLSSQRRSESPDRCEARVSLLQKDESEDEGHLVHQRSGCLCRNPATDSSASPTSTTTTSGRLRGSLAGSPDHSPLRGASGSWIELSHAGVNGDGGLGLLHQCLQNIVRRGRTCSMSPLETGAAHLSARSREADASPSRQAERYDTGQAWETGQLSPRGSQGRAGPTTAVCAPAAASVYQSRPAAQSYLPADATAQPPHAALPSHEQYHVQTTGIPPQSSAAQAIPHLSPPDTTTSFSRPFSNAHPTLPPLLLNPQFPSPYPNTPPLGYEPPSGPPTPLSSAYMPPGTPHYPPRAPPPSLPLILNAALPDTPALGTPLTPVSVSGWVPPPPRLPAPTPPPSGPPGGDHGYPSISQPNFCPFHLTHTLPLSQVQPALYPAPNPEQEWAEPPVKVQAGPTQEGRGHVHGLAQNQPPALALETSAWGGGLQAEAAAAAAAGLDLSAVSSLNLPAPAPSQPSSAQGASQAPALAQAPGPGQGTALPHHHAPPPASGPVQGLASVPSAASALPLTHPQTNAGRPVLPTLTTTQSPSAYCAAGQPSSLAPGLISVAAGPGEQPVPVQLAVEQAVPAPGPRPALQSAGMQTTPQAPDAALVATQQHLDSAPASAAQQTEPAAEEVLPEKPILLPNYAYESTHSDVASGKETSDGCEGLAAGVRTDGKHRKHHRKSSRTRSRQEKISKPKLSMLNVVNKGDKMVECQLETHNHKMVTFKFDLDGDAPEEIATYMVENGFILHVEKEIFIDQLKDIVDKAEDMLNEDGVEGETVSTLVGSPQLGQIEGLMSENQPPGVSQPVYQQNVLHTGKRWFIICPVEETPTSSQETPSEATTTPGSSAATQPADGGPPGPPTTRDEGGHRHGSSSTMSGGSGGFIYDGYAFCSPPIMSNTDPLLLAALSPPISAPPSLQSEEPHMQLPQPPGGLASLGPLDETQAPPPPPPPPPPAPGSPGQHAAQQMTEMACTASMVDEVPCCPLVMPLSLDVRASEPPPAPQEAAMPPPSYASCSSTKVERSAAPPPPPPAQQQQQQQLPVVLHQPFSSVAGAKGSSLPQSPGPTQLPAGPGESDGEGRLGRGGGGGGGFVDSTIKTLDEKLRNLLYQEYAPMYPSGTAAETPGSGTEYVQSPPGPDSAAGTPGPMGEGRYRAGEQLPQIPERMDSLSTLSDSAVCAPLSRRHVPHSASCCGTRGRFKQQMIPVAPEVVPRQDVKLRSWSTATSPPHPSGAELADAGGVAGAAATRIGRFSVVSTEDDLTQRTCSSRYSAPPDFYLDTPPPLAKRPAIPHSLTSAAGQQDATAHARFLSSDSGAESSPVKLAYSTPSRHARSERRGSDLMKRAVAFLRRPGRSSSVQSSDSPSRRTGHPGSAYGSSDNDSEMEESDMKRELQRLREKHLKEISELQANQRGEVELLYHRLGKNPPPGHSHTAPPTGRRRRSSKHKLKAGKLLSPLVQQFKNVTTKMSDSNKASGGEPAVSLNGSPAKLSLPTHSRTQSGTGHLPSPPSEPVQTQQPCSLKGSLSSDNIYTGLHGEMTSTQPPPGQGDRTTLCWSNNPPPSERVTHKSSSKPRARFLRTTLKRLCLGKERGRSGAGPGASCHPPGQPAATSTPPPHQPVGGPAQSQVNNSNNKKASYCGNWMGISEGCLTDELQLLMDNWAQEVLVVTQRPRSNSLRLTQEHVCSAHMVHTQTLDRQVPPRTALDPARGRQQQLLQSWPMGDRRSSATLSQPGAAAAAGCRPGYPLDLSSPLCVTQWPSPLAPLPAGVFAFPGVPSPATQHPPFEAPDPKTRTL, encoded by the exons ATGGAGTCAGCGGACGATTCGGACGCGCCGTTGGGATCCACATTTTCCTCGGTCCCAAATCTTGAATCGGACGAAAATGCAAACGCCATCGGGCATATATACGAGAATGGGGCGGCCGACTACAACGTTAACCTACAGAACGAGGCGATGCGGGGGTCCAGCGACCCCACGGCATACCCTGCCGCGGACTACCGAGGGATGGTCCGGCAGCGGTTCATTCGCCGGAGCCTGTGGTTCTCCGAGACGGAGGACCCGCAGCCCGAGCAGACGGAGAGTCTCCACAGCAGCCCGGTTCTCAGCTTCCAGCTGCGAACCATCGTGGATCGAACTAGGAGCAACAGGACGGTGGTTGAGACCCTCAGGGCCACCCAAGAGGACCGGGCTGAGACAGAGGTCTTGGCGGTGGACGCACTGGTGAAGCTCAGCCTGAGCGCCACGGACAGCGTGAACACGGACGAGGACAACGTCTCCAACGGAGACAACAAGGGAGACGTGCCGTCGGATGTCACCGCAGGGAGTGACGAGAACGAGGAGGAAGCCGGCATGAAAGCAGTGTCAACCTCACCCGGAGGGCGTTTCCTCAAGTTCGACATTGAACTTGGGAGAGGGTCTTTCAAAACGGTCTACAAGGGCCTTGACACTGACACGTGGGTCGAGGTGGCGTGGTGTGAGCTGCAG GAACGAAAGCTCTCGAAGGTGGAGAGGCAGCGGTTCAAAGAGGAGGCGGAGATGTTGAAAGCACTGCAGCATCCCAACATCGTTCGCTTTTACGACTTCTGGGAGTCCCCGGTGAAAGGGAAGAAGTGCATCGTCCTGGTGACGGAGCTCATGACCTCAGGGACACTTAAAAC GTATCTGAAGCGCTTCAAGGTGATGAAGCCCAAAGTGCTAAGGAGCTGGTGCAGACAGATCCTGAAGGGTCTCCACTTCCTGCACACCCGGACCCCCCCCATCATCCACAGGGACCTCAAGTGTGACAACATCTTCATCACGGGCCCCACGGGATCCGTCAAGATAGGGGATCTGGGCCTGGCCACCCTTAAGAGGGCCTCTTTCGCTAAGAGTGTCATCG GTACCCCAGAGTTCATGGCCCCGGAGATGTATGAGGAACACTACGACGAGGCCGTGGACGTCTACGCCTTTGGGATGTGCATGCTGGAGATGGCCACCTCCGAGTACCCCTACTCTGAGTGCCAGAACGCTGCGCAGATCTACCGCAAAGTCACCAGC GGAGTAAAACCCGCCAGCTACTGTAAAGTCAGCGACCCGGAGATCAAGGAAATAATCGGCGAATGCATTTGTCATCgatgggaggagag ATACTCCATCAAGGATCTTCTGAACCACGCCTTCTTCGCCGAGGACACCGGCGTGAGGGTGGAGCTGGCGGAGGAGGATGACGGGAAGAAGTCGGCCATCGCCCTCAAGCTGTGGGTGGAGGACCCCAAGAAGTTAAAGGGGAAGTACAAGGACACCGGCGTCATCGAGTTCAGCTACGACCTCGAGACGGAGGTCCCGGACGGGGTCGCTCAGGAGATG GTGGAGTCGGGTTTCTTCCTGGAGAGCGACGCCAAGATCGTGGCCAAGTCCATCCGGGACCGCGTGGCGTTGATCAAATGGAGACGCGAGCGGACCGTGGCGCCCGGAGAGGGCGAGCCGCCCGCCAAGAAGCGGCAGGCGGCGGACGTCCTACGGGTGCCGGGCGCGGCCCCCGTGCGgcccgggggtgggggggtggcgggggcggcggactgcgaccaggaggaggagccaccggTCGCCGTCTGCTACGTGGTGCCGGACGCGCCTTCCATGACAT CCGACAGCGCTGTGAGCTCCGCCGTGCAACCTGATGACAGTCAGCAGAGGGCCGCCGCCTACCCCTCGCTGCCGGAGCCCGCCGTCCAGACGCTGTACAGCCCCCCGTCCCTGCCTGATCACATGCCCCAAGAGGCCCTACCGACGCCTACAGCACAGCCCCCGCACGACAGCTACGCACAGGCCTccacgcagcagcagcagcagcagcagcagcagcagcagcagcagcagcagcagcagcagcaggcggccTACCAGCAGGACACCCAACCACTCCAAGTAGCCTACCAACCGTCTGCACTCCTCGGAGCCCCGGGGCCCTACCAGTCCCCAACA CAGCTGCATTCCAGTGAGTCCTATAAATGCCAGGGGGATCCGCTCCACAATGAAAGCACTCCGTGCCTAACGCGTGGATGTGCCTCGTTGGTCTTCCGATGTCGGACGATGTCTCTCCCTATGCAGCATCCTCCGCACCGCGACCCCTGTCCGAGGAGGGGTCGGGGTCACGCAGCGAGTGTAGAAGCCCAGACGGACACGCTGCACGCTAGTCGCCTCAGCTCAGAAGCTATCTGTGAATCTCCCGGTTCCACGTCGCCTCCGTCTCATACGCACCCTCCCCACCCCcgctgccaccaccaccgccaccgccgccccgGCTGCCGTTATGACTCTGCAACCCTCCCCGAGGGCGACGCTGCCCCGTGCCTGAGGCCCTCGAGGTGTCCCTCCGGGTGGCGTCTCAGCTCCCAGCGCAGGTCAGAGTCCCCCGACCGCTGCGAGGCCCGCGTGTCCCTCCTCCAGAAGGACGAGTCAGAGGACGAGGGCCATCTCGTGCACCAGCGCTCCGGGTGTCTCTGCCGAAACCCCGCCACCGACTCGTCCGCGTCGCCCACGTCAACGACAACAACCTCTGGACGTCTGCGCGGTAGCCTGGCAGGATCCCCGGACCATTCGCCCTTGCGCGGCGCGTCCGGCTCTTGGATAGAGCTCAGCCACGCGGGCGTTAACGGCGACGGAGGCCTGGGTCTCCTTCATCAGTGTCTTCAGAACATCGTGAGACGCGGCCGAACCTGTTCAATGAGCCCCCTGGAAACGGGAGCCGCGCATCTCTCCGCTCGCAGCCGTGAGGCGGACGCCAGCCCGTCCCGGCAAGCCGAGAGGTACGACACGGGTCAGGCGTGGGAGACGGGCCAGCTGTCCCCACGCGGCAGCCAGGGCAGAGCGGGTCCCACG ACGGCCGTTTGTGCTCCAGCGGCGGCGTCAGTATACCAGAGTAGACCCGCAGCACAAAGCTACCTGCCTGCGGACGCCACAGCTCAACCACCGCACGCCGCCCTGCCCAGCCACGAGCAG TATCATGTCCAAACAACTGGTATCCCTCCCCAG TCATCCGCCGCTCAGGCAATACCTCACCTCAGTCCGCCTGACACGACGACCAGTTTCTCCCGGCCCTTCTCCAACGCTCATcccactcttcctcctcttcttctgaacccacag TTTCCCTCACCATACCCTAACACTCCCCCGCTGGGCTACGAGCCCCCTTCCGGTCCCCCCACTCCTCTTTCATCTGCCTACATGCCCCCCGGCACCCCCCACTACCCacccagggccccgcccccctccctgcccctcaTCCTCAACGCCGCCCTGCCGGACACGCCAGCGCTCGGCACGCCGCTGACCCCCGTGTCTGTGTCCGGGTGGGTGCCCCCGCCTCCGCGTCTCCCCGCGCCGACGCCCCCCCCCTCGGGCCCCCCCGGGGGGGATCACGGGTACCCCTCCATCTCCCAGCCCAACTTCTGCCCCTTCCATCTCACCCAtaccctgcctctctcccagGTGCAACCCGCCCTTTACCCCGCCCCCAACCCTGAGCAGGAATGGGCAGAGCCGCCTGTCAAG GTGCAAGCGGGGCCTACCCAGGAGGGCCGGGGACATGTTCACGGCCTGGCTCAGAACCAGCCCCCGGCACTGGCCCTGGAGACCTCCGCCTGGGGAGGCGGTTTGCAGGcggaagctgctgctgctgctgcagccggtCTGGACCTATCTGCAGTGTCCTCCTTGAACCTCCCTGCCCCGGCCCCGAGCCAGCCCAGCTCCGCTCAGGGGGCATCTCAAGCCCCTGCCTTAGCGCAGGCTCCAGGGCCGGGCCAAGGTACGGCCCTGCCCCACCACCACGCCCCACCGCCCGCCTCTGGCCCGGTTCAAGGCCTTGCATCGGTGCCGTCCGCCGCCTCGGCCTTACCTCTGACCCACCCGCAGACCAACGCCGGCCGCCCCGTGTTGCCTACGTTAACTACAACCCAAAGCCCTAGCGCATATTGTGCTGCAGGCCAGCCTTCCTCCCTGGCCCCGGGTCTGATCTCCGTCGCCGCGGGTCCGGGGGAACAGCCAGTGCCTGTTCAGCTCGCTGTTGAGCAAGCTGTCCCAGCACCAGGACCTCGTCCAGCTCTTCAGTCGGCTGGCATGCAGACGACTCCCCAGGCTCCTGATGCGGCCCTGGTTGCAACTCAGCAACATTTAGACTCTGCACCAGCGTCTGCAGCGCAACAAACAGAGCCGGCTGCGGAG GAAGTGCTTCCAGAGAAGCCAATACTTTTACCCAATTATGCTTATGAAAG CACCCACTCCGACGTGGCGTCGGGCAAGGAGACCAGCGACGGCTGTGAGGGTCTGGCCGCCGGCGTGCGGACGGACGGAAAACACCGGAAGCACCACCGCAAGTCTTCCCGCACACGCTCCCGCCAGGAGAAGATCAGCAAACCCAAGCTCAGCATGCTGAAC GTGGTGAACAAGGGGGACAAAATGGTGGAGTGCCAGCTGGAAACGCACAACCACAAAATGGTGACGTTCAAGTTCGATCTGGACGGCGACGCTCCAGAGGAAATCGCCACATATATG GTAGAAAATGGCTTCATCTTACACGTAGAGAAGGAGATCTTCATTGACCAGCTGAAGGACATCGTGGACAAGGCTGAGGACATGCTGAATGAGGACGGTGTGGAAGGAGAAACCGTCTCCACATTGGTCGGAAGTCCCCAACTAGGCCAGATTGAAGGGCTAATGagtgag AATCAGCCTCCCGGGGTGTCACAGCCGGTCTATCAGCAGAATG TTCTCCATACAGGAAAACGCTGGTTTATAATCTGCCCCGTGGAGGAGACCCCCACATCCAGCCAGGAGACCCCCTCCGaggccaccaccacccccgggAGCTCAGCCGCCACCCAGCCGGCCGAtgggggccccccggggccccccaccaccagag ACGAGGGTGGCCATCGCCacggctcctcctccaccatgtcCGGGGGCAGCGGGGGCTTCATCTACGACGGCTACGCCTTCTGCAGCCCCCCCATCATGTCCAACACGGACCCCCTCCTGCTGGCCGCCCTGTCTCCTCCCATCTCGGCGCCGCCCTCGCTCCAGTCGGAGGAGCCTCACATGcagctcccccagccccccgggGGTCTGGCCTCCCTGGGCCCCCTGGACGAgacccaggccccccccccgccgccgccgccgccgccgccggcccccgGGTCCCCGGGGCAGCACGCCGCCCAGCAGATGACGGAGATGGCGTGCACGGCCTCCATGGTGGACGAGGTGCCCTGCTGCCCGCTGGTCATGCCCCTGTCCCTGGACGTGAGGGCGTCGGAGCCCCCGCCGGCCCCGCAGGAGGCcgccatgccccccccctcctacgcctcctgctcctccaccaagGTGGAGCGCtctgctgcacctcctccacctcctcctgctcagcagcagcagcagcagcagctgcccgTGGTGCTCCACCAGCCCTTCTCCAGCGTGGCGGGGGCCAaaggctcctccctcccccagagcCCGGGGCCGACCCAGCTGCCGGCGGGGCCCGGCGAGTCGGACGGGGAGGGGCGGTTGGGccgcggaggcggcggcggcggcggcttcgTGGACAGCACCATCAAGACGCTGGACGAGAAGCTGAGGAACCTGCTGTACCAGGAGTACGCACCCATGTACCCGTCGGGGACCGCCGCCGAGACCCCCGGCTCGGGGACGGAGTACGTCCAGTCGCCCCCCGGGCCGGACAGCGCCGCCGGGACCCCGGGGCCCATGGGAGAAGGGCGGTACCGCGCCGGGGAACAGCTG cccCAGATCCCGGAGAGGATGGACAGCCTGAGCACCCTGAGTGACTCGGCAGTCTGTG ctcCCCTCTCCCGGAGACACGTCCCTCACTCCGCCTCCTGCTGCGGAACCAGAGGCCGCTTCAAG CAGCAGATGATCCCCGTGGCCCCCGAGGTGGTCCCCAGACAGGACGTCAAGCTGAGGAGCTGGAGCACGGCCACCTCCCCGCCGCACCCCAGCGGCGCGGAGCTCGCGGACGCCGGCGGCGTGGCTGGCGCCGCCGCCACCCGGATCGGCCGCTTCTCCGTGGTGAGCACGGAGGACGATCTGACGCAGAGGACCTGCAGCAGCCGCTACTCGGCCCCGCCCGACTTCTAcctggacacgccccctccccTGGCCAAGCGGCCCGCCATCCCGCACTCCCTCACCTCCGCCGCCGGGCAGCAGGACGCCACTGCGCACGCCCGCTTCCTGTCCTCGGACTCGGGCGCCGAGAGCAGCCCGGTGAAGCTGGCCTACTCCACGCCGTCCCGCCACGCGCGCTCTGAGCGCCGGGGGAGCGACCTCATGAAGAGGGCGGTGGCCTTCCTGCGGCGCCCGGGCCGCAGCAGCAGCGTGCAGAGCTCTGATTCGCCGAGCCGCCGCACGGGCCACCCGGGCTCCGCCTACGGCAGCAGCGACAACGACTCGGAGATGGAGGAGTCGGACATGAAGAGAGAACTGCAGAGGCTGCGGGAGAA ACATCTGAAGGAGATCTCTGAGCTGCAGGCCAATCAGAGGGGAGAAGTGGAACTGCTGTATCACCGCCTTGGCAAGAACCCTCCGCCCGGCCATTCACACACAGCGCCCCCCACTGGCCGCAGGAGGAGGTCCAGTAAGCACAAACTCAAAGCTGGAAAACTCCTCAGCCCCCTGGTGCAGCAGTTTAAAAACGTTACGACTAAAATGAGCGACAGTAATAAAGCCA GTGGAGGTGAACCGGCGGTGAGTTTGAACGGGTCTCCAGCcaaactctctctccccacacacaGCCGTACTCAGTCTGGCACCGGCCACCTGCCCAGCCCCCCTTCAGAGCCCGTTCAAACCCAACAGCCGTGCTCGCTCAAGGGCTCCCTGTCCTCGGATAATATTTACACCGGTCTCCATGGTGAGATGACCTCAACGCAACCTCCCCCCGGACAAGGTGATCGCACGACACTGT GCTGGTCTAATAACCCTCCACCATCTGAGAGAGTGACCCATAAATCGAGTAGCAAGCCAAGAGCTAGATTTCTCA GGACAACACTCAAACGGTTGTGTCTCGGCAAGGAACGGGGCA GGTCTGGTGCAGGGCCGGGGGCTTCATGTCATCCGCCCGGCCAGCCGGCGGCCACTtcaacacccccaccccaccagccGGTGGGGGGCCCGGCCCAGTCCCAggtcaacaacagcaacaacaagaaGGCCAGCTACTGCGGGAACTGGATGGGCATCAGCGAGGGCTGTCTGACCGATGAGCTCCAGCTGCTGATGGACAACTGGGCccaggaggtgctggtggtcaCTCAGAGACCCCGCAGCAACTCCCTCAGACTCACCCAGGAGCACGTCTGCTCTGCACACATggtccacacccagactctggATAGACAG GTTCCACCGCGGACGGCCTTAGATCCCGCTCGGGgccggcagcagcagctcctccagtcCTGGCCAATGGGTGACCGGCGTTCCTCGGCCACGCTCAGCCAGCCcggtgccgccgccgccgcgggctGCCGGCCCGGCTACCCCCTCGACCTGTCCTCGCCCCTCTGTGTGACGCAGTGGCCGAGCCCCCTGGCACCCCTCCCCGCGGGGGTGTTCGCCTTCCCCGGGGTGCCCTCCCCCGCCACCCAGCACCCCCCCTTCGAGGCCCCCGACCCCAAAACGAGGACTCTGTAA